In Methanocella paludicola SANAE, the sequence AGCCCGATCACCAGGCCGATGAGCAACGCCGTGAAAAGTTTTTGGAGGAGCAGCAGGTCGACCATCTATCTAACATTCATCGCATGCCACATAAAAATAGCGCAGTCAATAGTTGCACTCTGATAGTGTTTTTTCATCCTCATCATATGCTGGATTATATCTGTTGTAAGGGCACTAAGCTTACTGAGGCACTATTTTCACCACAATGGCACGGAGTTCACGAAGGCCCACTAAGATTTCTTTTTAATGTAAGGGACAGAGGCCACAAAGCCCGGTTCATTAACGATAGGGCACAAAGGATACAATGGCACAACGGAATGAACAAGAGCACTTTTTGCCATCGTGCCATTGTCCCCTTCGTGCCTTATAACCCAAAAAGCCTGCTCTGTGGCCTTTGTGACTCACATTTAAAAAAGTCTTTGTGAAACTCAGTGCGCTCCGTGCCATTGTGGTGAAAATAGTGCCTCTGTACGCTTTAGGCTGATGCCTATTCGAGCAGTGGCTTAAAAAATAGGGCATATAGCTTGAGATTATAACCTGGCAAATGTAAAAAAACATAAGCATTGAATTATTGATAGGTGCAGCCCCCGGGCTCAGGCGCTGTTCGCCAGCAGCATCAGGCCCCTCACCGCGTCCTCCGAGGTCATCTCGAACTCCTCGTAGTACTGGCCGACGGCCTCGAAATCGTCCGGGGCGTCAAGGTAGACCAGCGGCGCCACCCGTTCCATGTCCTCGACCAGCTCCTTCGGGAGCACCGGCGTGGCGACGACCACGTCCGCGGGGCCCTGATCCCTGATGGCCTCCACCGCCGCTATCATGGTGTTCCCCGTGGCGATGCCGTCGTCCACGATGATCACCGTACGCCCGTACAGCTTGGGGAAGCTGCCCAGGCCGGCCCGGAGGGAGTTAAGCCTCTCGTTCATGTCCCTGATGAGCTTTCGGGACTGCTCGCCTACGTACTCCCTCGATATGTTATACTTCCGCATCATGTTCTCGTCGAGGAGCACGGCCCCGTTCCAGGTGACCGCCCCTATGGCGAACTCCTGGTTAAAGGGCGCGCCGACCTTCTTGGCCATGACCACGTCGAGGGGCGCGTTCATCTCCAGCGCGATCTCGTAGGCCACGGGCACCCCTCCCATAGGTATGGCCAGGACGATGACGTCCTTGCCTTTATAGGCGCCCAGCTGCCCTGCCAGCATGCGCCCTGCCTCGCTGCGGTTCTTGAACTTCATGCCGTCACCTTTTATGCCCTGGCCTCAGTCGACCTCGTGGCCTGGGCTAGCCCTTTGGTCAGCTCACTGACCGTGATCGTCGTGATGTACTTGTGCAATTGTAAGAAACCGCCGATGGCGTCGAAGCTCCTCACCTTGCCCTGTATGGACTTCTGCGTGGCGTTATCAGGTACCACGAATATCAGGTGGTCGCAGTCCGTCCACAGGGACTTCATCGCGTTCGACGTGATGACGTCCGGGTCAACGTCCCCCCGCTCCGCAAGTATCTGTACGGCGTACTTCATCTCGGGCAGGTTCGGGTGGTCCTGCCTCGACCATACCTGGGTGATGTTGCCGGCCCCCAGGTTGATGTCGTGCTCGACCTTATAGCCGAGCGACTTCGCCACGTCCTCGCACATGGCGCCCATGCTCTCTTCAAGCCCCGTGTCCAACGCTATCCCTCCTGTAAAGAAAATTCGGGGCCGGTACACTAGAATTTTAGCAACATATTTAGCGGAATCATTTTTCGGGCTTTCGGCGGGCCAGGCTTATCAAGCGTGGACTCATATAATAAGATATATGGCAGGCGTTGGAAGGATGTCGGACTTCGGCAAGCCCGAGTTCACCGACGACGACATCGAGAACAGGCTGGACACGGTCGACCCGTTCGTGGACGAGAATTTAACCTACCGGGAGAACGTGCAGAGGCTCGTGTCCTGCGGGCTGTCCGAGGATAAGGCCGCGAAGTGCGTGGACATGATCATCATCCGGCGGAACAAGGACCGGGCCCGGCGGGAGGATATCCTTCGCGAGCAATCCGAGTACCGCAAGGAGCTGGGCGACCTGAAAACATGTAAGTCGGACGACGAGAGCTGCGTCCCCACGGGACCGGGGGACGAGAAAAAGAGCGCGAGGGCAGAAAAAAGGCAGCCCTGACCATTTTTAAAAGTCTATTACCTCTACCGTGCGGTACTGCATGATCTGCCTTACCTGGTTAGCGAACTGCACGCCCACGTAGCTCACGACCACCGCAAGCACGATCGAGATGACCAGGCTCTCGAAGGCCTGCACGGTGTTGGACATGTGGAGGATGTACTGGGAGCTTCCCCAGATCAGCAGCCCGCCGGCCAGCAGGAAGAACGGCGTTGAAAGATAGCGGTACAGCGTGTCGCTCTCGTCCGCGTAGGCGTCCACGATCCAGCCGATGACGATGGCCAGGAAGGCGGCGATGAACCAGAGCACCGAGTGGGACACGAAGATGGCCGCGTAGTCGAGAAGGCCGGGGGACAGCACGCCCGGCAGGTCGTTCTGCCACTGCGCCACGCCCCAGGCGCCCATGATGAACGCCATGATGCTGAGCACCAGCGCCAGTAGATAAGTGACGAAGGTGAGCTTGGACTCCGAGAATGACCGCCTCATGTTGAAGATGAAGGTGTCGAACAGGTTGTCGAGGCCCATTCCCCTGTACAGGAGGTAGCCTCCAAGGAGCAGCGCGATGGCGATCGGGGTGGCGTTCGGCCAGTCGATCCAGGTCGTGGCCGCGTAGACGAGCAGGATCAGGCCGATGGGGATGAAGATGACCTTGGCGACCTTGGGGTCGTTGATGAGCTGCTTGATGATATAATAAGTACTTTCGAGGTTCTGGGCCTGTTTGACGACCACTCTCTTGACCGACTCAATCTTCAGGCGGGACTGGAGGATGGGCAGGACGGACTCGTCCTCGGCGCCGTCCGATACCAGGATCGCCCTCTCGGTCGGGTATTTTAAGAGAATATCGTCGAGCTGCGCCGCTATGGCCCGGTCGGACTTGATGCCCAGCTCCCGGTGGCCCGCGATGCAGACCAGCTCCACGTTATGGCCTTCGGCCTTCAGCTGGTCGAAGGCCTGGATGCCCCCGAAGATGGTGTTCGTATCGGAGTCCTCCGGGTCCGCCGTGCCGAGCCTGCAGGCGGCGTCCAGGCACGCGGCCCGCCCTATGACGGGGCTCTTCACGCCGCCCTTGACGCCGATATCGTCGTCCTTATCGATGCAAATGACTAATATGTCCATTGTATCTCCATCATCCCATATGCCGTTTCAATGGAATAGGGCCGATGCTCGTCGCTATGTGAGCCATAGCATGGCCACTGGTATTTTTTGTACCTGAGACATGATAAAGTTTCTCTCACGATATTACACGGAAGGATATTACACGGAAGAAGAGCGAAGCTTACGCTAAGCACGCATGAAAATGAAAGAATTATAGAGGTTCCCTTGTGAGGAACCTACGTTGTACTGAGTATGTCTCTCAAAGTGAGCGTGACGTTTACAGGAATCCAGAGCGCTGTAACAGTAACAGGTCTTCGGTGTTGAGCTTCTCGCCCGCCTTGAACTGGGCGAAAACGTCCTCGGCCTGCTTCTTGTACTCGACCTTGTCCTTCGACTCCTTCTCCGTCTTTGCCTTCTTCTTGAGGCCGACGATGACCTTATCGAAGTCCCGGATCTCCTTCTGCAGCTTCAGGAACTGCTTGTGGAACTCGTCCGCGGTCTCCTGCGCCTTGACGAACTCCTTGTGCTGGGCGTCCGCCTCGGCCCTGACCTTGTCCGCCTCACGGAAGCACTCGATCATCTTGTCGTGGTACTCCTGGGCGAGGTCCGCGTACTCCTTGACCTTCTTGTGGAACTCGGAAGCTTCGTCCCTTAATCCCTGGGCGTCGCCTAAGAACGACTTAAGCTCCTGGTTCTGCTCGAGCTGTTCCTTCTTCTTCTTGAACTCTTCCTTAAGCTCGGAGATCTTGTCGACGAGAGCGCGCTCTTTCTCGGTGGTGAGCACTTCAGTCTGCTGCTTGAACTCGAGGTGGTCTATCTCTTTCCTCAGCTCGTTCAGCGACCGGCCGCTGCCAATGTTGTCTTTCTTCCTGAGCGAGTCGACGCGGGCGTAAACCTCGTTGGCCTTCTCGTTCAGCTCGTTGCGCTTCTCCTTGTTCTCGCTGACCTGGTTGTTGAACTCGTCTCTCTTGGTGCGATACTCTTGAGCCTTGTCAATAAGCTCTTTCGTCTGCTTATTTAACTCATCCCTCCTCTTCGAGAATGCGCTGGCCTTGGAGTTCCACTCGTTCCTGTTCTTCTTGAACTCCTCAGCGTCTTTAAGGTATTTTGTTTTCTTGTCTTGCAGTTCTTTTAGCATGTCGAATGTATTCCTCCTTTATAATAGGAATCAACGATTCCATGTTTTTGCCGTCCACGACTACGTCCGCCGCATTCCGGACAACGGGCTTCGCATTGAAGGCGATGAAGGTGCCCACAACGCCCTTCCAGCACAGGTCGTTCGACCCGTCGCCCACGGCAACGCACTCGCAGGGGCTGATATTTAACTTGTTGCAGATTTCTTCGAGAACCTCCTTCTTTGAGCTCTGCCTCGTCAGCGGTCCCCTGACATCTCCGGTGAGCACACCATCATCGACGACAAGCTCGTTCGCGAAGAAAGCGTCCATTTGAAGCTGCTCCGCGACTCGCCGCGCGATAATAGTAAACCCGCCAGATATCAAAACCGTACGAAAACCTAAAGACTTCAGTTCCTTCATCAACTTTTCGGCGCCGGGCATGAGCGGGATGCTCCCCGCCACTTCGAGGGCCTTCTGCGTGGGAAGGCCCCGTAAGAGTTTTACTCGCTCTCTGAGGGCGCACTCGAAGTCGAGTTCGCCATTCATCGCGCGCGCCGTGACACCGGCGACGTAGTCGCCGACGCCCCTGGCCCGGGCCAGCTCGATGATGCCCTCGGCGTCTATGACTGTCGAGTCCATGTCAAAAAATATGACCGGTTCCGATCCATCACCTGAGCATAAACTCATAGGCACCATCGCCATCAAAACAGTACTGCACTGTTTGATACTGAGACTTTAAGAGTATCACATCCTTTTTAACCTTTTCGGGTTTCTCCTTGTCGATG encodes:
- a CDS encoding phosphoribosyltransferase — encoded protein: MKFKNRSEAGRMLAGQLGAYKGKDVIVLAIPMGGVPVAYEIALEMNAPLDVVMAKKVGAPFNQEFAIGAVTWNGAVLLDENMMRKYNISREYVGEQSRKLIRDMNERLNSLRAGLGSFPKLYGRTVIIVDDGIATGNTMIAAVEAIRDQGPADVVVATPVLPKELVEDMERVAPLVYLDAPDDFEAVGQYYEEFEMTSEDAVRGLMLLANSA
- a CDS encoding DUF373 family protein — protein: MDILVICIDKDDDIGVKGGVKSPVIGRAACLDAACRLGTADPEDSDTNTIFGGIQAFDQLKAEGHNVELVCIAGHRELGIKSDRAIAAQLDDILLKYPTERAILVSDGAEDESVLPILQSRLKIESVKRVVVKQAQNLESTYYIIKQLINDPKVAKVIFIPIGLILLVYAATTWIDWPNATPIAIALLLGGYLLYRGMGLDNLFDTFIFNMRRSFSESKLTFVTYLLALVLSIMAFIMGAWGVAQWQNDLPGVLSPGLLDYAAIFVSHSVLWFIAAFLAIVIGWIVDAYADESDTLYRYLSTPFFLLAGGLLIWGSSQYILHMSNTVQAFESLVISIVLAVVVSYVGVQFANQVRQIMQYRTVEVIDF
- a CDS encoding coiled-coil protein produces the protein MLKELQDKKTKYLKDAEEFKKNRNEWNSKASAFSKRRDELNKQTKELIDKAQEYRTKRDEFNNQVSENKEKRNELNEKANEVYARVDSLRKKDNIGSGRSLNELRKEIDHLEFKQQTEVLTTEKERALVDKISELKEEFKKKKEQLEQNQELKSFLGDAQGLRDEASEFHKKVKEYADLAQEYHDKMIECFREADKVRAEADAQHKEFVKAQETADEFHKQFLKLQKEIRDFDKVIVGLKKKAKTEKESKDKVEYKKQAEDVFAQFKAGEKLNTEDLLLLQRSGFL
- the serB gene encoding phosphoserine phosphatase SerB, whose product is MSLCSGDGSEPVIFFDMDSTVIDAEGIIELARARGVGDYVAGVTARAMNGELDFECALRERVKLLRGLPTQKALEVAGSIPLMPGAEKLMKELKSLGFRTVLISGGFTIIARRVAEQLQMDAFFANELVVDDGVLTGDVRGPLTRQSSKKEVLEEICNKLNISPCECVAVGDGSNDLCWKGVVGTFIAFNAKPVVRNAADVVVDGKNMESLIPIIKEEYIRHAKRTARQENKIP